In Thermodesulfobacteriota bacterium, the following are encoded in one genomic region:
- a CDS encoding cold-shock protein produces the protein MKNGTVKWFNDQKGFGFIEQENGPDVFVHHSAINVTGFKSLSEGSHVTFDIQQGPKGPAAANVNIV, from the coding sequence ATGAAAAATGGAACTGTCAAGTGGTTTAATGACCAAAAAGGTTTTGGATTCATCGAACAGGAAAACGGACCGGATGTATTTGTGCATCATAGCGCAATTAATGTGACCGGTTTTAAATCCCTCAGTGAAGGTTCGCACGTAACTTTTGACATCCAGCAAGGGCCAAAAGGTCCGGCTGCTGCCAATGTGAACATCGTCTAA
- a CDS encoding CxxC-x17-CxxC domain-containing protein, translating into MKSLRRDSKFGKKDSDRSGGGVSKKPSRGGFSRGGGRDSGMPAFDKQVYKAICDKCGATCQVPFKPAGDKPIFCRDCFRIMEVSESPRPRHFGSRKYPESRRSDNFKKSEYSESAKPDQFKIELDKINLKLDRILKVLEEE; encoded by the coding sequence ATGAAAAGTCTTAGACGTGATAGTAAGTTTGGCAAAAAAGATTCCGATAGGTCTGGTGGAGGGGTTTCAAAAAAACCCTCCCGGGGAGGTTTTAGCAGGGGCGGAGGGAGGGATTCCGGAATGCCTGCTTTTGACAAGCAGGTTTACAAGGCTATCTGCGATAAATGCGGAGCCACCTGCCAAGTTCCGTTTAAGCCTGCAGGAGACAAACCTATCTTCTGCCGGGATTGTTTCAGGATAATGGAAGTCTCCGAATCACCGAGGCCAAGACATTTTGGAAGCCGTAAGTATCCCGAATCAAGGCGTTCCGACAATTTCAAGAAGAGCGAATATTCCGAATCGGCAAAGCCCGATCAGTTCAAGATAGAACTGGATAAGATAAACTTAAAGCTGGATAGGATTTTAAAAGTGCTGGAAGAGGAATAA
- a CDS encoding sigma-54 dependent transcriptional regulator has protein sequence MKKILVVDDEPNVHYSFRKVLSEDYTVLSASSGEEAVSLINKNIPDLVIMDIRMPGMDGLTTLKKIKSIDPKLHIIIMTAYGTMETAVEAMRLGAYDYTLKPFDIDWMKTTISSALSVTDVMKRKVALPPSQEEVLNGDIMVGNSLEMQKVYKYIGQVAGRDITVLLTGESGTGKELVARAIYKHSMRRDRLFMAINCAAIPDNLLESELFGYEKGAFTDARLRKIGKLEQLSGGTIFLDEIGDMSLLLQSKMLRVLQEMEFERLGGNETIKVDIRVIAATNKDMKKEVAEGRFREDLYYRLNVVSIHLPPLRERKGDIEDLVRYFIKKSGVELNKEVKDITPSALSVLTGYHWPGNVRELENVVKKAIIRCKSDIIIPEDISFEDDTTGVYSLREEENLDYGLNGILDRVLNQASSLSTKKDLDTISYLEKMLVIKALMRTKGNQVKAAKLLGINRNSLRRRMEKYGVYKEVDISGAFKEF, from the coding sequence ATGAAGAAGATATTAGTCGTTGATGATGAACCCAATGTTCATTACTCTTTTCGAAAAGTCCTTTCTGAGGATTATACTGTCCTCTCAGCATCTTCAGGAGAGGAAGCAGTCTCTCTGATCAACAAGAACATCCCCGATCTGGTGATAATGGATATCAGGATGCCCGGGATGGATGGACTCACAACCCTGAAAAAAATCAAGAGCATAGATCCCAAACTCCATATTATAATTATGACGGCGTATGGAACTATGGAAACCGCGGTGGAGGCTATGAGGTTAGGGGCATACGACTACACCCTGAAACCCTTTGATATCGATTGGATGAAGACGACCATATCCAGTGCCTTATCCGTAACGGATGTGATGAAGAGAAAGGTTGCCCTTCCCCCTTCCCAAGAGGAGGTATTGAACGGGGACATCATGGTTGGAAACTCACTTGAAATGCAGAAGGTATACAAGTACATAGGGCAGGTGGCTGGTAGAGATATAACGGTTCTTCTCACCGGAGAAAGTGGTACTGGAAAAGAACTGGTTGCCAGGGCCATATATAAGCACAGCATGAGAAGGGACAGACTGTTTATGGCAATAAACTGTGCCGCCATACCGGACAATCTTCTGGAATCGGAGCTTTTTGGCTATGAGAAAGGGGCATTTACAGACGCTCGGCTAAGAAAGATCGGGAAGCTTGAACAGTTAAGCGGAGGCACCATATTTTTGGATGAAATCGGAGATATGTCCCTTCTTCTTCAGTCCAAGATGCTTCGTGTATTACAGGAGATGGAGTTTGAAAGATTGGGAGGAAACGAAACAATAAAGGTTGACATCAGGGTGATAGCCGCCACCAACAAGGACATGAAAAAGGAAGTTGCTGAAGGAAGGTTCAGGGAAGACCTCTATTACCGTTTGAACGTAGTCTCTATCCACCTCCCGCCCTTGAGGGAAAGGAAGGGGGATATCGAGGATTTGGTAAGGTACTTCATAAAAAAGTCAGGGGTAGAGTTGAATAAAGAGGTAAAGGATATTACTCCATCGGCACTCAGTGTATTGACAGGTTATCATTGGCCCGGTAACGTCAGGGAACTGGAGAATGTTGTCAAAAAGGCCATTATCAGATGTAAGAGTGACATTATCATCCCTGAAGACATCTCTTTTGAGGATGATACGACCGGAGTTTATTCCTTAAGGGAAGAGGAGAATCTGGACTACGGGTTGAATGGGATTCTAGATAGAGTTCTCAACCAGGCATCTTCCCTTTCGACAAAAAAAGATTTAGATACAATCTCTTATCTGGAAAAGATGCTTGTAATAAAGGCACTTATGAGAACAAAAGGCAATCAGGTGAAGGCAGCAAAGCTTTTGGGTATAAACAGAAACAGTCTCCGTCGGAGGATGGAGAAGTACGGAGTTTATAAGGAAGTAGATATATCAGGCGCCTTTAAAGAGTTTTAA
- a CDS encoding GAF domain-containing protein, with protein MAKNSGLTELYNLSRVISSTLEPQQVLNLIIDAAVKITKATTGSLMLIDRDSGVLNIEVARGFPPRVVSDTKLKIGEGITGWVAKEGKPVLVPDVTKDERYVKIDKDVKSELAVPLVLEDEVIGVVNVDSNKTVAFTQEDMELLFTLASQSAKIIQNAKLYETLKWRVEELSALFDIGKVITGTLNLEKVLETIVEKASHLMNTKVSSLMLLNPAGDELVIKAVHGGGIDYTLKPNLKVDDSLIGQVVRTKKPLMILDVRKEKGYRHLDLAKKVGLCSLLSVPLMVKDRVTGVINTYTATQHRFTSEEIKLLFSLADQSAIAIENARLYEQMICLEERIRETEKLGVLGEMAIEVAHEIRNPLTIVKMLFHSLSIPDKKDATIIENELDRMNRIVTQFLDYARGEKPEQQRIDINQVFENTLLLIEHRLSQQRMKLRKTLLPLPSISCYPEKISQLFLNLFLNAIDAMEDGGELEVSSEAAGGFICVRIKDSGSGIPESIRERIFQPFVTTKDKGLGLGLAIVHRVVEEHRGRIEVESSPDTGTTFTVSLPIEVV; from the coding sequence ATGGCTAAAAATTCCGGACTGACCGAACTTTATAATCTGTCGAGGGTCATCAGTTCAACCCTGGAGCCCCAGCAGGTTCTGAATCTGATTATAGATGCCGCGGTGAAGATTACCAAGGCTACAACAGGTTCGTTGATGCTGATCGACAGAGATTCCGGGGTCTTGAATATCGAGGTAGCCCGTGGATTTCCTCCCAGGGTGGTCAGCGATACCAAACTCAAGATAGGCGAAGGCATTACAGGCTGGGTGGCAAAAGAGGGGAAACCGGTCCTGGTGCCTGATGTTACGAAAGATGAAAGATACGTAAAGATAGACAAAGACGTAAAATCAGAGCTGGCAGTACCACTGGTATTGGAAGATGAAGTGATTGGAGTGGTAAACGTGGACAGTAATAAAACAGTCGCCTTCACCCAGGAGGATATGGAACTGCTCTTTACTCTGGCCAGTCAGTCAGCCAAAATCATTCAAAACGCCAAACTCTATGAGACCCTGAAATGGAGAGTAGAAGAGCTTTCAGCCTTATTTGATATAGGAAAGGTCATTACCGGGACATTGAACTTAGAAAAAGTTCTTGAGACAATCGTGGAGAAGGCTTCACACCTGATGAACACCAAAGTATCTTCACTCATGTTGTTGAATCCGGCTGGAGATGAATTGGTGATTAAAGCAGTCCATGGAGGGGGTATTGACTATACATTGAAGCCCAACCTCAAAGTGGATGATAGTTTAATAGGTCAGGTAGTCAGGACTAAAAAACCTCTGATGATCCTGGATGTTCGAAAAGAGAAGGGATACAGACATCTTGATCTGGCAAAAAAAGTGGGGCTGTGCTCCCTTCTTTCCGTTCCCCTGATGGTAAAAGATAGAGTGACCGGTGTGATCAATACCTATACGGCTACCCAACATAGGTTTACTTCAGAAGAAATCAAGCTCCTTTTCAGCCTTGCTGACCAGTCTGCCATTGCTATTGAGAATGCCAGGCTGTATGAACAGATGATATGCCTGGAAGAGAGAATACGTGAGACAGAGAAACTCGGGGTATTGGGAGAGATGGCAATTGAGGTAGCCCACGAGATCAGAAACCCCCTTACCATAGTCAAGATGCTCTTCCACTCACTTTCTATCCCCGATAAAAAGGATGCGACCATAATCGAGAACGAGCTGGACCGCATGAACAGAATAGTAACTCAGTTTTTGGACTATGCCCGGGGAGAAAAGCCAGAGCAGCAGAGAATAGACATAAACCAGGTCTTTGAAAATACCCTTCTTCTCATAGAGCACCGTCTTTCTCAACAGAGGATGAAACTCAGAAAGACACTTTTGCCACTACCCTCTATATCCTGTTATCCTGAGAAGATATCTCAGCTCTTTCTTAACCTGTTTCTTAATGCCATAGACGCTATGGAAGATGGGGGGGAACTCGAAGTATCCTCAGAGGCTGCCGGAGGTTTTATATGTGTCAGGATAAAGGATAGCGGTTCTGGTATTCCTGAATCGATAAGGGAAAGGATATTTCAGCCTTTTGTAACCACAAAGGACAAAGGACTGGGACTGGGGCTGGCCATTGTCCATCGGGTTGTTGAAGAACACAGAGGAAGGATCGAAGTGGAGAGTAGCCCGGATACTGGCACTACATTTACTGTAAGCCTGCCCATAGAGGTAGTATAA
- a CDS encoding glutamate synthase, whose product MKKKELISRIIESRKPLVKDLPGKMNFEVEAEGGCGVTGFACSVPVRGKHIFEPSKQMHNRGNGRGGGIAAMGFDHKAMGVSKEVLEEDYILQIAVLEEEVMSNLENRFIKPFFRVDFSECLPHIDDYRDIPGMIVCPPEIWRYFVRVKPDVLDAFVNDTGLKGLERRNAEDEFVYRNSFNINKTFYDAFGKQRAFVVSHGRNFIILKIVGYAEEVVQYYKLEDFRAHIWIAHQRYPTKGRVWHPGGAHPFIGLNEALVHNGDFANYRSVAEYLRQRNIYPLFLTDTEVAALLFDLYSRTYGYPLEYVIEALAPTMERDFDQLPVAKQKIYRAIQATHIHGSPDGPWFFIIARNDTENKRLQLIGITDTSMLRPQVFALHGGEVQVGLICSEKQAIDATLKSMAEEDPRVGMLADRYWNARGGSYTDGGAFLFNVEQGNGNYLERRLTCADKFGHEVTVTTNQAAYMPDNVYSLMDKEKKSGDELSVFFHKNQPDLLYEYLKGRIKDCSYDEFFDCLVEVKTWALRGEGYFETALDVLTRLIDRRYPTYDKKRRSILQMIDHTLEGIFRRFPFLEIPDGGRKRGDNEVSCRLIDWKSRYLLRGPVKGEDALIIDGSLFPPEGEGCDSRLLVDAYCMGWRRFIVFGLKGQRFHGCGLGPGSEGVRIDIYGSSGDYLGSGIDGLSIYVHGNAQDQVGQIIKSGKMVIYGDTGQTFMYGAKGGEVYVMGNAAGRPLINAVGHPRVIINGTCLDYLAESFMAGDPHNGGGFVVLNGMEFDTDGTVMPQSAPYPGSNLFSLASGGAIYVRDPHHTVDDQQLNGGEIIPLEEKDWELILSYLQENERLFGISIEDDLLKVGGEKRAPLEVYRKVQPRRGETIAENGLEEWDG is encoded by the coding sequence ATGAAAAAAAAGGAACTCATTTCAAGGATTATAGAATCCAGAAAACCACTGGTAAAGGATCTTCCAGGAAAGATGAATTTTGAGGTAGAGGCGGAAGGTGGCTGTGGAGTTACAGGATTTGCCTGTAGTGTGCCGGTCAGAGGCAAGCACATCTTCGAGCCTTCAAAACAGATGCACAACAGGGGGAACGGTCGCGGGGGAGGAATCGCGGCTATGGGATTCGATCATAAGGCTATGGGGGTATCTAAGGAGGTACTGGAAGAGGACTATATCCTTCAGATCGCCGTGCTCGAAGAAGAGGTCATGAGTAACCTGGAGAATCGTTTTATCAAACCCTTCTTCAGGGTAGATTTTTCAGAATGTTTGCCTCATATAGATGATTACAGAGATATACCCGGGATGATAGTCTGCCCCCCGGAGATCTGGCGTTATTTTGTCCGTGTAAAGCCTGACGTTCTCGATGCCTTTGTAAATGATACGGGTCTGAAGGGTTTAGAGAGAAGGAATGCCGAGGATGAGTTTGTTTATAGAAACAGCTTTAATATAAACAAGACATTTTATGATGCCTTTGGAAAGCAACGTGCCTTTGTTGTTTCCCACGGCAGGAACTTTATTATACTTAAGATCGTCGGATATGCTGAGGAAGTGGTGCAATATTACAAACTTGAGGATTTCAGGGCACATATCTGGATCGCTCATCAACGCTATCCTACCAAAGGAAGGGTCTGGCATCCGGGTGGTGCCCATCCCTTTATCGGTCTTAATGAGGCACTTGTCCATAATGGAGATTTTGCAAACTACCGTTCAGTTGCCGAATATTTGAGACAGAGGAATATCTACCCTCTCTTTTTGACCGACACGGAGGTAGCTGCTCTTCTTTTCGATCTATATAGCAGAACCTACGGTTATCCTCTGGAGTATGTTATTGAAGCACTTGCCCCCACCATGGAGAGGGATTTTGACCAGTTGCCCGTAGCAAAACAGAAGATCTACCGGGCTATTCAGGCAACCCATATTCACGGATCCCCGGACGGCCCATGGTTTTTTATTATTGCGAGAAATGACACTGAGAATAAACGGCTACAGCTCATTGGTATTACCGACACCTCAATGCTCAGACCCCAGGTCTTTGCTCTGCATGGTGGGGAAGTCCAGGTTGGTCTGATATGTTCTGAGAAACAGGCTATCGACGCTACATTAAAGAGCATGGCAGAAGAAGATCCAAGGGTTGGTATGCTAGCAGACCGATACTGGAATGCACGAGGGGGAAGCTATACTGATGGAGGAGCATTCTTATTCAATGTAGAACAAGGTAATGGTAACTACCTTGAGCGCAGATTGACCTGTGCTGACAAGTTCGGGCATGAGGTTACTGTAACGACCAATCAAGCCGCATATATGCCCGATAATGTATATTCCCTGATGGATAAAGAGAAAAAATCAGGGGATGAGTTATCCGTCTTTTTCCATAAAAATCAGCCTGATCTCCTCTATGAATATCTGAAGGGTAGAATCAAGGACTGTAGCTACGACGAGTTCTTTGATTGTCTGGTGGAAGTGAAAACATGGGCATTAAGGGGAGAGGGCTACTTTGAGACAGCACTGGATGTCCTGACCAGACTGATCGACAGACGTTACCCAACCTATGACAAGAAACGAAGATCTATCCTTCAAATGATAGACCATACCCTTGAAGGTATATTCCGCCGCTTTCCTTTCCTTGAGATACCGGATGGCGGCAGGAAACGGGGAGACAATGAGGTTTCATGCAGATTGATAGATTGGAAGAGCAGGTATCTTCTCAGGGGACCGGTTAAAGGGGAAGATGCCTTGATTATTGATGGTTCTCTCTTCCCACCAGAAGGGGAGGGCTGTGACAGCCGACTGCTTGTAGATGCCTATTGTATGGGTTGGCGTCGGTTTATCGTATTTGGGCTTAAGGGGCAGCGCTTTCACGGATGCGGTCTCGGTCCGGGGTCAGAAGGCGTGCGGATCGATATCTACGGCAGTTCTGGTGATTATCTGGGCTCCGGTATTGACGGGCTCTCCATCTATGTCCATGGTAATGCGCAAGATCAGGTTGGACAGATTATAAAATCAGGGAAGATGGTCATTTACGGGGATACCGGTCAGACCTTCATGTACGGCGCTAAAGGAGGCGAAGTGTATGTTATGGGCAACGCAGCCGGCCGGCCGCTTATCAATGCAGTAGGTCACCCCAGGGTAATCATAAACGGGACCTGCCTCGATTACCTTGCCGAATCGTTTATGGCTGGTGACCCTCATAACGGAGGCGGCTTTGTAGTATTGAACGGTATGGAATTCGACACTGATGGAACCGTTATGCCTCAATCTGCTCCGTACCCGGGGTCTAACCTGTTTTCCCTGGCATCAGGCGGTGCAATTTATGTCCGTGATCCCCACCACACGGTGGATGATCAGCAGTTGAACGGGGGAGAAATTATACCACTGGAAGAGAAGGACTGGGAATTGATCCTTTCCTATCTGCAAGAGAATGAGCGGTTGTTTGGAATCTCGATTGAAGATGACCTTTTAAAGGTTGGCGGAGAGAAGAGAGCCCCCCTTGAAGTCTATAGAAAGGTACAGCCCAGGAGGGGAGAAACCATAGCGGAAAACGGACTGGAAGAGTGGGATGGCTAA
- a CDS encoding glutamate synthase-related protein codes for MSNPNVFKFPEAVRTRSRFRNPIGKFRVTRAGDCIACGKCVEICPQGVHVERRGHVFVENNYLCLGTDCPEACYKACPVYAISVRRNPVFDTLGDFRWTNELLASTWYMAEFGERPPAGLEYKVGNSGGGFDRLRLIFRKHDRSGLEDIPDDDIDVSLELNRRDDNAHRIKIEVPVYGGGMSYGSVSVTTMVSRTRAASALGTFSCTGEGGYPDELKPYDDHMITQVATGLFGVKEETIQRVRIVEFKYAQGAKPGLGGHLLGDKVTPGVARMREAVVGYPLFSPFPFHSVYSVEDHKKHVDWIKSVNPRALVSVKVSTPTDVDMVAVGSYYAGAHIIHLDGSYGGTGAAPDIAKKNIAMPIEYAVPKVHRFLQEEGVRDKMTLIASGGIRTPHDVAKIIALGADGACTGTADLVALECVRCQNCESGRGCARGIATTDPELAELINVDWGTQRIINMYLAWRRELIRILKKLGMKSIKELVGRTDCMVHLDYLKHQV; via the coding sequence TTGAGTAACCCGAATGTTTTCAAATTTCCTGAAGCTGTGCGGACTCGGTCCCGCTTTAGAAACCCTATCGGGAAGTTCAGGGTAACCCGGGCAGGTGACTGTATAGCCTGTGGAAAATGCGTGGAGATATGTCCTCAAGGAGTACACGTCGAAAGAAGGGGGCATGTTTTTGTTGAGAATAATTACCTGTGTTTAGGAACCGACTGCCCTGAGGCATGTTACAAAGCCTGTCCGGTGTATGCCATTTCTGTCCGGAGGAACCCTGTTTTCGATACACTGGGGGATTTCAGATGGACAAATGAATTACTGGCCAGCACCTGGTATATGGCAGAATTTGGGGAGAGACCCCCCGCAGGTTTAGAGTATAAGGTGGGAAACTCCGGGGGAGGCTTCGATAGACTCCGTCTGATCTTTAGGAAACATGACAGGTCAGGACTGGAGGATATTCCGGATGACGACATTGATGTAAGCCTTGAATTGAACAGGAGGGATGATAATGCTCACAGGATAAAGATTGAAGTCCCTGTTTACGGAGGAGGAATGTCCTATGGTTCGGTGAGCGTTACAACTATGGTAAGCAGGACAAGGGCAGCTTCGGCGCTTGGAACATTTTCCTGTACAGGTGAAGGCGGATATCCCGATGAGCTTAAGCCTTATGATGACCATATGATAACTCAGGTTGCAACAGGCCTTTTCGGGGTAAAAGAAGAGACTATACAAAGGGTCAGGATTGTTGAATTTAAGTATGCCCAAGGTGCAAAACCGGGTCTTGGCGGACATCTCCTGGGGGATAAGGTAACCCCCGGTGTTGCACGTATGCGGGAGGCGGTGGTCGGATATCCTCTTTTTTCACCTTTTCCATTTCACAGCGTATATTCCGTAGAGGATCACAAGAAGCACGTTGACTGGATTAAGTCGGTGAACCCCAGGGCGCTGGTATCAGTAAAGGTGTCCACGCCAACCGACGTTGATATGGTAGCTGTAGGGAGCTATTATGCCGGTGCCCATATCATACATCTCGATGGAAGTTATGGAGGCACTGGTGCCGCTCCTGATATTGCAAAGAAGAATATTGCCATGCCTATTGAATATGCGGTACCCAAGGTTCACCGGTTTTTACAGGAAGAAGGCGTGAGGGACAAGATGACGCTTATTGCCAGCGGAGGTATAAGGACGCCTCACGACGTGGCAAAGATTATAGCCCTGGGAGCCGACGGAGCCTGTACAGGTACGGCAGACCTGGTGGCATTGGAGTGTGTGAGATGTCAGAACTGCGAAAGCGGGAGAGGATGTGCCCGTGGAATTGCCACAACAGATCCTGAATTGGCGGAATTAATAAATGTTGATTGGGGAACGCAGCGGATAATCAATATGTACCTGGCATGGCGTAGAGAACTTATAAGAATACTAAAAAAGCTGGGTATGAAGAGCATAAAAGAGCTTGTAGGAAGAACCGATTGTATGGTTCACCTCGATTATCTGAAACACCAGGTATGA
- a CDS encoding glutamate synthase-related protein, whose amino-acid sequence MPSKYMIHTKTVPNRFKTVSKSGIIAWEEGCLKCAVCVKKMCVYDVYDKRGLDSRHMIESIDNLCMNCYRCVQNCPKELIHKSLNPEFNAMGDSHWSPSIIVRLWSQSQTGKIPVSGAGYPGPFSGPGFDSMWTDMSEIVRPTRDGIHGREYISTAVDLGKTPEHLMFNGSDTLEGNAPSIIDIPLPIILKVPSFGTISANTIKGWAMGARHLGTLIALPIEKVNYALEDMGECLMPLVLSKGTAPGNIPENAKIIEIPWTEGCQGIVEDIKGYFPNLFVSIRIPMAEGMEEKALSLARGGVSIIHLEGNSMSRFMDDTTRNLKDGIRSVHMKLIEENIRDGITLLASGGLAMAEHVAKAIICGADTVFVDFPILIALECRMCRRCIKGLPCPVEIDTASPQWVASRVVNLIGAWHNQLLEVMGAMGIRDARRLRGEVGRAMFFEDMDRTTFESMGKIEEGCKLE is encoded by the coding sequence GTCCAAATACATGATACACACAAAAACTGTGCCTAATCGCTTCAAGACTGTGAGTAAATCGGGGATTATTGCATGGGAAGAGGGTTGTTTGAAGTGCGCAGTATGCGTTAAGAAGATGTGTGTTTACGATGTCTATGATAAAAGGGGCCTTGATTCCCGTCACATGATCGAATCCATTGATAACCTGTGCATGAACTGTTACAGGTGCGTTCAGAATTGTCCCAAGGAGTTGATACATAAGTCGTTGAATCCCGAGTTTAATGCCATGGGGGATTCTCACTGGTCTCCATCGATTATTGTCAGGTTGTGGAGCCAGTCTCAGACAGGAAAGATACCGGTTTCGGGTGCCGGTTATCCCGGTCCTTTCAGCGGCCCCGGATTCGATTCCATGTGGACGGATATGTCAGAGATAGTACGTCCGACAAGGGACGGTATTCACGGTCGTGAATATATAAGCACTGCAGTAGACCTGGGCAAGACTCCGGAACATTTAATGTTCAATGGCAGCGATACCCTTGAAGGTAATGCCCCTTCCATTATTGACATTCCGCTGCCTATAATCCTGAAAGTGCCTTCCTTTGGCACAATCAGCGCAAACACGATAAAAGGCTGGGCTATGGGTGCGCGGCATCTTGGAACTCTTATAGCCCTTCCTATTGAGAAGGTAAATTACGCATTGGAGGACATGGGCGAGTGCCTGATGCCGCTGGTTTTATCTAAAGGAACCGCACCAGGCAACATCCCGGAGAATGCAAAAATTATAGAGATACCCTGGACAGAAGGATGTCAGGGGATTGTAGAGGATATTAAAGGATATTTTCCGAACCTCTTTGTGTCAATAAGGATACCTATGGCAGAAGGAATGGAAGAAAAGGCACTCTCTCTGGCAAGAGGGGGTGTCTCCATTATCCATCTGGAAGGAAACTCAATGTCCCGGTTTATGGATGATACCACCCGCAACCTCAAAGATGGGATCAGATCTGTCCATATGAAACTTATTGAGGAGAATATCAGGGATGGGATTACTCTCCTTGCCAGCGGCGGACTTGCCATGGCAGAACACGTGGCTAAGGCAATAATATGCGGGGCAGATACTGTCTTTGTAGACTTCCCTATTCTTATAGCCCTGGAATGCCGTATGTGTCGCAGATGTATTAAAGGGCTTCCTTGTCCTGTGGAGATAGATACGGCATCACCCCAGTGGGTTGCCTCCCGTGTCGTAAACCTGATCGGGGCATGGCACAATCAACTGCTCGAAGTGATGGGAGCAATGGGGATCAGGGATGCCCGCCGATTGAGGGGAGAGGTAGGACGCGCCATGTTTTTTGAAGATATGGACAGAACCACTTTTGAGTCTATGGGAAAAATCGAGGAGGGATGTAAACTTGAGTAA